Genomic DNA from Stigmatopora argus isolate UIUO_Sarg chromosome 13, RoL_Sarg_1.0, whole genome shotgun sequence:
GTCTGAAGGCATTTGGTGTCCACACAGACAGCGGTCAACTGATGTTCACCTTGAAAACATTCAGTTTCCCCCGAAAAAATTAATGTGAAAATACAGCATAATAGAAACAGCTTCCTGTTGCTTGTGTACAAATAACTGGGTCACTCGCTTATTGATGTGTCAGTCGAGACTTGATAATCAGTCAAGCACTCCAATGACCCAAAGATTTGGACAGGTGACATTCAAGATTTAAGTGTTTTTAATAATGTATTTCTCCATTCTATCAATACAATGTGTAGTTTTGCACTGCATTGGATGGTGTttacgtatgtatgtgtgtgtgtttgtgtgtgtgtgtgtgtgtgtgtgtgtgtgtgtgtgtgtgtgtgtgtgtgtgtgtaaacacGGTCACTTTTGGTTCTCTTGTGGAATGCATGAAAACTGGCAAGAAATGAGGCCGAGCTTCAACAGTCCATCGGTAAAGGCAGTGTAGGACTTTAAACATTACGACGAAAACATTAAAATCATGAAATACAGTAAAACCTTGCTGACAAAGGTTTAGGTATCAGCAGCTTAACGCGGTTGCCAAAAAAGGGGCAGGGCCATTGATATACAGCGGAAGGCACACTGGGTTCACCAGACATGCTCCAAGACTggagattttcattaaaatgcagCGACACCTTTCTCTACCAGTTTTTGTGATGTCTTTTTTCATGGTATGGGAGCAACATGCTTCCCAAATATTGCGCGTAATAAAACAACAGTACTGGCATAATGAACTTATTCGCAATTGGGACTAAGAGGGCAGACCTTGATGGAGTACAGCAGCATAGTGCCACGACTATTTTGTGCATGGTAAAAGAACTAGTTAACTAAATGGGTTGTTTCAAAGGTAAATGAAGGATTTATTTACTTAAACTCAGCCATGGTTGCCAAATAAGTTTCACTAATTGTGAATGCAAGCAAAATGAAATGTGCCGGCTTTATTTTCACTGTCACATTTCACGTTATAAGGTGCAAATGTATTAGCATGATGTCAAAATGATCTCCAAATATGTTCTAGATAAAATTGTCAGTCATCCATCAACTGTAAACTATGGTCATCTGTCAATTGCCACATATTTTGTTTGTCTAGTGGGAGATCAACAAACCCACGTGGTTGACAACAGATCTCCAGGTAAGATTCGGACGAATACTACACCAGGGTGACAGCAGAGTGTGTTTAAAACTAAGCTAAACACTCTGGCCTACTACTCAGTTGCACACACATTCCATTAAAGGCATTGGCAGTGAGGCTTATGTGTAAAACGTTTCCATGAAAACGTCTTTGGCACTGAATGCGTTAGAGCCAAAATACTTATGTAAGTCAAAGGACCACTGCATATTGGAGGTGTTAATGTATGCCGATGGCTCTGCCCCCAAACCCACAGAAATAAAACTGTATCAAGTATTTACCAAGTAAGAGCTTCAAGAAACAAGGCtcgcccccaaaaaacaaaacaaaaatcgaaaCATGTACTGTCAGAGAAGACAACATAAAACCAGAGGAATGAGGACCCCTAACAAGAAGTATGTCAatctgtacaaatgcaacggcGTGAAGAACACCATAGCGGCAGAAATGGGCAATGGTAGCAAGGATGTCAGCCGAAGCAGTTTGcttgaaaaatggaaaaacaacaaaattattgTCACCACGTCGGGATGTTGTGATAAGTGCGTGAGTAATTACCTTTTGGCTAGCGTCTGCGTGTCGCAGTTTATAAGGAGCACATACGAAATGATCATTGGTAACAAGTAGAGTCGGCAAGGGTCAGGATCGAGCTGGGTGGAGTACCTGAAGAGGAATAGACAGCAATGAGATGTAGAATCCTTTTGGGTaacatacattttaaacatttaccTCAAGTTGCGGCCCCAGTAGATGAGCGAGGGTCCGCTGAGCGCCACTGGTACAGTAAAGAGCGCTGACAGACACAGGTGGAGCTGCAGGTCATCTCTGGCCTCCCGCAGCGCTTTCTCTGACAGCAACGGCTCATCTTTGTTTAAGTTGACCTCCATTATGGAATTTTCTTTGTGTTGGAGAGGTGCCTGTAAAACGGTTGCAGGAATGCTGAAAACCAGCTCTTAAAATGTATAATTGTTATGTTTCAGGATGGTTTACCAGATTAAGGACGTAACGCAAGGATCTTTCGGTCATCTGTAACCTCAATATCTGAACACACAAACAACTGTTAATGCAGCAGGtgttatatataataaaatgtgAACATAACACTACAGCTATATTCAAAACGTCCACTCTTACCCTGTACAGATGAAGCGCAAAGGCAGCCATGATAGCCAGTGCTCCACAGGTTTTAAAGCCCACGGCGAGTAGAAAGAACGTAGCGGCGATCTGCATCCATGGGCGCAGAGTGCCGCTGTCTCTTGAGAGAGTCGGTCTTAGAATATGAAAACAATctattattgataattttggtGTGTGAAAAATGTAACCAGCTATATGTCACATTAGATTTTTTCCCCATATACGTTACGTGCCATTATTCAAAGATATAGATGTAAGAGGAATGTGCAGATATTGTTACAATAgtgataaaatttaaaaaatcctaaGTATATTTAATCAATGACTGACTAACCCTACATATTCCCGTATGAATAAGgttgttttaaattaattttgttagagCTCATtcaataaaacaattaaaagtaAGCTGTGAGCTGGGTCAATTACTTTTGGTACCTGTAGAGCatggctaaaaaaaacgacaacagcCGTGTGACGAGTCGGAGCAGTGCGCTGCCCCAAAATGCCACAGCAGCACCCAATATGTAGAGGAGAGGATGCAGGAAGTATGGCCAGTCCAGAGACACGTCCTGAACCGCTGCATCAGGGAAGATGGGAGGGGCGATGTCCATGGGAATGCTCAGTGACCACGAGGCTTTTAACCGGCTGGAAGGGAGAAAAGCCTCAGCGACATCGTGAGGTTGTTGTACAAACTCACCCGAGCTACAGCCAGCCTACCTAAATATGATGTGCAGAATAGAAATCGAAAGGTTAATTTTGTGTGGTTGGAGGCCTTTGCAGAGCATGAGGCTCATTGGTGCAGCTCCCTGTGACTTCCGTATGGTGGACAGTTGAACACCAAAGGCCAGCAGGAGGGTAACAGTCGTGTACACTGGCATCATGGGGAGAAAGAAGCGCATGACCTGTGAAAAGAAATGCCTCATTAATGTGGATAAAGGTAAAGAATCAAATTAGAAGCGACATGTGGCCATATCAGGGTGCCAAAATGCAAACCAAAGCTTTCATGTTGAGATGATCCCACCTCGCCACTCTTGATTCACATTGTTTTATCTCATTAACTCTATTTAATGAAgcattttaaatgacaataCCATAATCTGCAGCTAATTAATACGAATAAAAGAAATACCAATTACCTGCCCCAACACCTTGGTTAATGACGTCCTGATGGTAaccttaaaaaaggaaaaaaaacagactagTGAACATATGCAgagtaaaaaatacataaataaatgataaaagcTCTTGTTGTGTTACGGGTCAATTACCAACAAAGACAAATTATGTTTAGCATTCATTTTTCTCAAGTTTCTGTCACTTGGTTACCTGTCAGTATCCCCGAGAAATATGTACATAACGGGGAGTAAATGTGGGTCAGTGAATTGGTAGATCATTGGCACTAACAACCTTATATTGGCAGTTGGGTGCAGTGTGGAGATGAAGGAGGACATGTGCTTGGGCCATGTTGTTTGGACGATTGGTGTGTAGCATCCCAAATATCTCCGTCACTGATGGCACACTAGTGGAATATCCACATGTAGTCAAAATGTAAATATGAGTGCCATCTTGGCAGCGCGCCCAGATAATCACTAACCTGGCTGTTGTTAAAAAGTCCTCCAGAAACCATGGTACTTTCATTCTGTAGACACTTGGAAGTCTATTGACTGGGAAACAAAATAATGCATAGaaggttttgttatttttaaaacaaaacaaagaaactaATCGGCCTTACCTTTCTGTGCTTTACACTGACTTGCAATGTTAATTCTAAAAGCCTGGTACACCTGAAAACACAAAAGATGTTCATAATCCAGTGACAAATTTAGAATAGGATGACCACGTCATCCTATCGTCGCCTGATACCTCATGAAAGTATTTCAGCTGAATGGTGTGGAAAAGTCCAGTTTGGTTCACTGTGACTTCACTGACTGTCAAACCTGGAAAAAGATCATTGTTATTGTCATTTGTTACAAATGGTGATCAGAATAGGTAGTGCATCTTACCTAAAGACAGAACATGTGGAACAGCAATTGACTGAGTCAGAACTTGTTGCTTTTGCCACTCGCACTCCACCATGAACTACATTCCATAAAAAGTGGATTTATTAGCAACCAGCCTTCAACTATAAATTTGGAAGGATTCCTGTGCAAAATGCCAACCTGTTTGGCATTGAGATTGGAGGCCGACACTACCAGATGAGTGTACGAAGACAAGTTGCTGAGGCTCAGCATCAAGACCTAAATAAGATGACAAACAGTTAAAACATGCATCGGCAGCACAGCTTTCTTGGAATTTCCTTTAATGACCTTGTATGGAGGCAGGAGCTCAGTTCCATTGGACAAATCCACTGCATGCTCACTGTGGAAAGAAAAACCTCTACTCTGCTACAGGACAGTGACAATATTACAGGGTGAATGTGAATGCTGCTAGAGTAATAGCATGCTTACCAGGAAGAACCATTCTCGCGCATGCAGCCATATACCCAGCTGCCCATGTCCTGTTGAACAGCAACGAATAAGAATACAGGGATACACGGGTGAATTTGGTTCATTGCCagatgaacttttttttgtacatgtgAAATTTTTCAATTTATCAAATGTAGATCATTTCATTTGATGATCTCATACTACGCGCTCACGAATGAGGCAACCATGTTTCTGTAAAACCCACCGGGTTGTTGCTCCGACAGTAGATATGACTGTAGGCCTTCCTGCGACTTGAAAGGGCAAACGTAAAGTATTTGACCTCAACTTCCTGGAGGCACACAGCATTGTGAAATATTTGGAATTACACAAACGGCAGAAAATTTCTTTCATGAATTTGACCGTCGTATACAGTACCTTTGGTGTGCGATATGCCAGGCGCAATGTCTTCACTTCACTCCATGCTTCTGGATCATCTGCAATAGTGGGAAGGGGCTTAAATCAATATGAAGCAATTGAAATGAATCTGACAGATGAACAGAAAATTAACCTAGCATGGAGATAGAGGATTCCTGAGTGTCTCCAAACATCCGGCCGGGATGTCGAACAAAGTGGTGGTTGAGTACAGCAACTGTCTTATTTGTGCTGTCAGTGAACTTCAAATGAAATGCCAACAAAAGATTTATTTCCAAAACTGAAATTAAACTTTACCACCCCAAACCAACCTGTCTGGTTTCAGGATCAACAAGGTTAAAGAAAGCCCTTACAGTAGCCAGAATGAGCTCATTGCACCTGAGGAAAACAAACGAATATACAGAGTGTCCTTGGTAGCTTAATAGAAAGACTCAACAAATGTGTCCTTTACCACACTATGGATAAGTGGTCAGTGGAAACCCAGATCCTCGGAACTGCAGTAGcctgagaaagaaaaacaacaacaaatggaaACATGTACGTATAAGTGTTTGAGCGTTAACCATTTGGGAATTACTTGtcgaggtttttttttagggaaacatGCTCTTTTGTGTTTAAATTACTAAAATTGAAAtccttatttttttagatagaACTGTTGCCCCTTTCAAACATACAAAGAATCTGGTAATGTACCGTTATTTACCTGGCACAgtgttgaattgttttttttgctatctTAATTACAGTACATAAATCTGAATGTATTTATAATTAGTGTGAATAAAAGTGCAGTTCCATCCATCATTGCCACATTCAAACTTACCACCATGGACAATTTACTTGTGTCATCCGGAGGACTATGAATGGAGGTGAGTCCTGAGCGCACTTGGAAATCACGATATCCACCACCAATTGATAACACTGTGACGTTTCTCAACTCATCGGCTTGCTTTATCCATTTTATCCTCAGCGATGAATAAAAATCTGccatggaaaaacaacaacaactactacaactactactactactactgctatgaGGACAATTCACCGCTGAGCTACTATCTAAACATACAGTATTAGATTTCTCTTACCCTGCAGGTAGGGATCCAATACCAGCACAGGCGCTACATGAGGGGATGCATAGGTGATGATGAACCGAACCAGATTGGATTTGACGCGAGGCAACATCAACAGGGCTCTCGCCACCACACCACCCATGGAGTGGCCAACAAGTACCACAGTCTTGGGGGGTGTCTTCAAGTGCTATAAGCAAACAGACAGCAAGTAGCAGTTGGCGGTTGCATACACTTTCCTAACTGTTCTATACTGCATTCTGCGCATTGTAGTTTTATTCACTCGAATTTCTTATTCTAAAactgataggttcattaatagatatattAGTCTctgaggactgttgatctgggttcgcaatgaagatctgtgaaggactcttaaattgctttgacttggattccggagcagatggcgataatcgaatcgacttccgaaaatactcgcatattgttttaaaatagtgttgctcgcttcacctaatatggaaattgttttgctcgcttgtgtaaattcttatgcagttgtttttggtttccgaccttaattgttattttgaagacctgatatgcaattgtttttgcagttgttttttttaccttaattgtgttatgtggttagcttatgcaattgttttgaataacatAACCTTAtctgttttgattctaatgcaactaaatgtgacagaagaggatgtctttctttaGAATGGTCCGTGACGGGGACGAGTCAGGTTTGATTCTCATttgcaagttaacgctggattatgtctccgatgtctttccttttattaaagtatatctattaatgaacctatcaaaaacacacacttggaaaacattttttttccactttttgaaTGTTTTATATTTCTGTAGTGAGATCAAACATTTGGGTTAAGTCTAAGTAGGTAAAGTGGCGTGTAGAAATTATTGAGGAAATATATTTTAGGTCCCACCTTGTAAAGTTCCAGTATGGCCTTGACGCTCTCGTACAGGAACTGCGTCTGCCGTTGTAAACTGCCGCCGTACAGGGCCACGAGTTCTTCATTGAAGTCCAAggtgaaaacgttaaaatgtaGACCACCTTCAGCATGCTCTGCCTTCCTCAAAGCCACCGAGCCAAGAGAACGAACTTtaggaagacaaaaaaataaaacaataataaaataccTAGACAATCTATCACACATACCCAATTGTAATGTTGACTGGCGAAACACACCTCTCTGAAATCTACTTAAATATGTTTACCTTGCTTGTAACTCCCTGCATTTCCAGGCAAGAAGAGCACAGGGGCGCCATAAA
This window encodes:
- the pgap1 gene encoding GPI inositol-deacylase isoform X1, with the translated sequence MTIDTCPQPKCSFIRKGRSTMTLTTLLFYGTALGLLVVGLRELLAGFEENRCRMTYMFEYPEYRRVPLPRRVARMYPAYGLYLYGEGLYAQETRDLQLYGAPVLFLPGNAGSYKQVRSLGSVALRKAEHAEGGLHFNVFTLDFNEELVALYGGSLQRQTQFLYESVKAILELYKHLKTPPKTVVLVGHSMGGVVARALLMLPRVKSNLVRFIITYASPHVAPVLVLDPYLQDFYSSLRIKWIKQADELRNVTVLSIGGGYRDFQVRSGLTSIHSPPDDTSKLSMVATAVPRIWVSTDHLSIVWCNELILATVRAFFNLVDPETRQFTDSTNKTVAVLNHHFVRHPGRMFGDTQESSISMLDDPEAWSEVKTLRLAYRTPKEVEVKYFTFALSSRRKAYSHIYCRSNNPDMGSWVYGCMRENGSSCEHAVDLSNGTELLPPYKVLMLSLSNLSSYTHLVVSASNLNAKQFMVECEWQKQQVLTQSIAVPHVLSLGLTVSEVTVNQTGLFHTIQLKYFHEVYQAFRINIASQCKAQKVNRLPSVYRMKVPWFLEDFLTTASVPSVTEIFGMLHTNRPNNMAQAHVLLHLHTAPNCQYKVTIRTSLTKVLGQVMRFFLPMMPVYTTVTLLLAFGVQLSTIRKSQGAAPMSLMLCKGLQPHKINLSISILHIIFSRLKASWSLSIPMDIAPPIFPDAAVQDVSLDWPYFLHPLLYILGAAVAFWGSALLRLVTRLLSFFLAMLYRPTLSRDSGTLRPWMQIAATFFLLAVGFKTCGALAIMAAFALHLYRILRLQMTERSLRYVLNLAPLQHKENSIMEVNLNKDEPLLSEKALREARDDLQLHLCLSALFTVPVALSGPSLIYWGRNLRYSTQLDPDPCRLYLLPMIISYVLLINCDTQTLAKSKLLRLTSLLPLPISAAMVFFTPLHLYRLTYFLLGVLIPLVLCCLL
- the pgap1 gene encoding GPI inositol-deacylase isoform X3; this translates as MYPAYGLYLYGEGLYAQETRDLQLYGAPVLFLPGNAGSYKQVRSLGSVALRKAEHAEGGLHFNVFTLDFNEELVALYGGSLQRQTQFLYESVKAILELYKHLKTPPKTVVLVGHSMGGVVARALLMLPRVKSNLVRFIITYASPHVAPVLVLDPYLQDFYSSLRIKWIKQADELRNVTVLSIGGGYRDFQVRSGLTSIHSPPDDTSKLSMVATAVPRIWVSTDHLSIVWCNELILATVRAFFNLVDPETRQFTDSTNKTVAVLNHHFVRHPGRMFGDTQESSISMLDDPEAWSEVKTLRLAYRTPKEVEVKYFTFALSSRRKAYSHIYCRSNNPDMGSWVYGCMRENGSSCEHAVDLSNGTELLPPYKVLMLSLSNLSSYTHLVVSASNLNAKQFMVECEWQKQQVLTQSIAVPHVLSLGLTVSEVTVNQTGLFHTIQLKYFHEVYQAFRINIASQCKAQKVNRLPSVYRMKVPWFLEDFLTTASVPSVTEIFGMLHTNRPNNMAQAHVLLHLHTAPNCQYKVTIRTSLTKVLGQVMRFFLPMMPVYTTVTLLLAFGVQLSTIRKSQGAAPMSLMLCKGLQPHKINLSISILHIIFSRLKASWSLSIPMDIAPPIFPDAAVQDVSLDWPYFLHPLLYILGAAVAFWGSALLRLVTRLLSFFLAMLYRPTLSRDSGTLRPWMQIAATFFLLAVGFKTCGALAIMAAFALHLYRILRLQMTERSLRYVLNLAPLQHKENSIMEVNLNKDEPLLSEKALREARDDLQLHLCLSALFTVPVALSGPSLIYWGRNLRYSTQLDPDPCRLYLLPMIISYVLLINCDTQTLAKSKLLRLTSLLPLPISAAMVFFTPLHLYRLTYFLLGVLIPLVLCCLL
- the pgap1 gene encoding GPI inositol-deacylase isoform X2, which translates into the protein MALVDFWPKCSFIRKGRSTMTLTTLLFYGTALGLLVVGLRELLAGFEENRCRMTYMFEYPEYRRVPLPRRVARMYPAYGLYLYGEGLYAQETRDLQLYGAPVLFLPGNAGSYKQVRSLGSVALRKAEHAEGGLHFNVFTLDFNEELVALYGGSLQRQTQFLYESVKAILELYKHLKTPPKTVVLVGHSMGGVVARALLMLPRVKSNLVRFIITYASPHVAPVLVLDPYLQDFYSSLRIKWIKQADELRNVTVLSIGGGYRDFQVRSGLTSIHSPPDDTSKLSMVATAVPRIWVSTDHLSIVWCNELILATVRAFFNLVDPETRQFTDSTNKTVAVLNHHFVRHPGRMFGDTQESSISMLDDPEAWSEVKTLRLAYRTPKEVEVKYFTFALSSRRKAYSHIYCRSNNPDMGSWVYGCMRENGSSCEHAVDLSNGTELLPPYKVLMLSLSNLSSYTHLVVSASNLNAKQFMVECEWQKQQVLTQSIAVPHVLSLGLTVSEVTVNQTGLFHTIQLKYFHEVYQAFRINIASQCKAQKVNRLPSVYRMKVPWFLEDFLTTASVPSVTEIFGMLHTNRPNNMAQAHVLLHLHTAPNCQYKVTIRTSLTKVLGQVMRFFLPMMPVYTTVTLLLAFGVQLSTIRKSQGAAPMSLMLCKGLQPHKINLSISILHIIFSRLKASWSLSIPMDIAPPIFPDAAVQDVSLDWPYFLHPLLYILGAAVAFWGSALLRLVTRLLSFFLAMLYRPTLSRDSGTLRPWMQIAATFFLLAVGFKTCGALAIMAAFALHLYRILRLQMTERSLRYVLNLAPLQHKENSIMEVNLNKDEPLLSEKALREARDDLQLHLCLSALFTVPVALSGPSLIYWGRNLRYSTQLDPDPCRLYLLPMIISYVLLINCDTQTLAKSKLLRLTSLLPLPISAAMVFFTPLHLYRLTYFLLGVLIPLVLCCLL